The proteins below come from a single Prolixibacter sp. NT017 genomic window:
- a CDS encoding LytTR family DNA-binding domain-containing protein gives MKIRCLIVDDEPLARAVLRDHIRKIDFLELAGECRNALEATSEILKGGIDLVFLDINMPVMSGIELAKQIKEMPTLIFTTAYSEHALEGFELDAVDYLVKPITFNRFVRAVNKAVKWLSRNDNSLKEMEEAKESVAQADESFAYFKVENKMVRLMLADIIAAESQGHYVKIYTAKENHLVYQSISQLEERLPSGIFIRCHRSFIINIRHIRAMTYHHIETDILKVPIGRSYKASVQHIIAK, from the coding sequence ATGAAGATCAGATGCCTCATAGTAGACGACGAACCGCTAGCCCGTGCAGTGCTCCGCGATCACATCAGGAAAATCGATTTTCTCGAACTCGCGGGTGAATGCCGAAATGCACTGGAAGCCACTTCTGAAATACTGAAAGGAGGAATCGACCTGGTCTTTCTCGACATCAATATGCCGGTCATGTCAGGGATTGAATTGGCCAAACAAATCAAGGAAATGCCGACGCTGATTTTTACGACGGCTTATTCAGAACATGCATTGGAAGGTTTTGAGCTGGATGCCGTCGATTACCTCGTTAAACCCATTACCTTCAATCGTTTTGTTCGTGCAGTCAATAAAGCCGTCAAATGGCTTTCCAGGAATGATAACAGCTTAAAGGAAATGGAAGAAGCAAAAGAATCCGTCGCTCAAGCAGACGAGAGCTTTGCCTATTTCAAAGTGGAAAACAAAATGGTTCGTCTTATGCTAGCCGACATCATCGCGGCCGAAAGCCAGGGGCATTATGTGAAAATCTACACAGCAAAAGAGAATCACCTGGTTTATCAAAGCATCAGTCAACTGGAAGAGCGTTTACCTTCCGGCATCTTCATTCGCTGTCACCGTTCCTTCATCATTAACATTCGGCACATCAGGGCAATGACCTATCATCATATCGAAACAGATATTTTGAAAGTCCCTATCGGAAGAAGTTACAAAGCTTCAGTCCAACACATTATTGCGAAATAG
- a CDS encoding sensor histidine kinase, which produces MEFYSITQNIARRTGIPRWGLHFIYWVLWGCFWGVMWGTFDNNYEKTFYIQLLELPYKLIFVYSILYYFMPVYLERQRYLLFILYYLLILASLSILVKFTWYFFIESIYFPERPHSMLRLTDQLNIILTLNTAMVIPFGIKLTEYWLFQQQKSSRLEKEKLQAELKFLRTQVNPHFLFNSLNSIYALSLMKSELTSDTIARLSEIMRYLIYEADAPRVSIDNEVEFIKSYIEFEKIRLNEEVDISFSMVNDRTGTIPPLLFIPLIENAFKHLKAFGAEKPWIVIQMELSNERMKLLVENSAGNVSVKKENGGIGISNLKKRLELLYPNHYELSLKQEDEVHYAMLSITDKELSHPQPKL; this is translated from the coding sequence ATGGAATTTTACTCAATTACTCAAAATATCGCCCGAAGAACCGGGATTCCCCGATGGGGATTGCATTTCATCTACTGGGTGCTATGGGGCTGTTTTTGGGGTGTTATGTGGGGCACCTTCGATAACAATTACGAAAAAACCTTCTATATTCAACTGCTGGAACTTCCATACAAACTCATTTTTGTTTACAGTATTCTCTATTATTTCATGCCCGTTTACCTGGAACGTCAGCGCTATCTACTCTTCATTTTATATTATTTGCTGATTCTGGCTTCTTTAAGTATCCTGGTAAAATTCACCTGGTACTTTTTCATCGAGTCCATTTATTTCCCCGAGCGCCCACACAGCATGCTCCGGCTGACCGATCAGCTGAATATTATTCTGACCCTCAATACAGCGATGGTCATCCCCTTTGGCATCAAACTAACTGAATACTGGCTGTTTCAGCAACAGAAAAGCAGTCGACTGGAAAAAGAAAAGCTCCAGGCAGAGCTAAAATTTCTAAGGACACAGGTCAATCCTCACTTCTTATTCAATTCTTTAAACAGTATTTATGCGCTTTCGCTGATGAAATCAGAACTGACTTCAGATACGATTGCCCGGCTGTCGGAAATTATGCGTTACCTAATTTATGAAGCAGACGCCCCGAGAGTGAGCATTGACAACGAAGTGGAATTCATCAAAAGTTATATCGAGTTTGAAAAAATCAGGTTAAACGAAGAGGTTGATATTTCTTTTTCTATGGTAAATGATCGCACGGGAACAATTCCTCCGCTACTCTTTATCCCACTCATCGAGAATGCTTTCAAACACCTGAAGGCTTTCGGAGCAGAAAAACCATGGATTGTCATCCAAATGGAGTTGAGCAACGAACGAATGAAACTTCTGGTGGAAAACAGCGCTGGCAATGTCTCCGTCAAAAAAGAAAATGGTGGTATAGGTATCAGTAACCTGAAGAAAAGACTGGAACTGCTTTACCCGAATCACTATGAACTTTCGCTAAAGCAGGAAGACGAAGTTCACTACGCTATGCTAAGCATTACTGACAAGGAACTTTCTCACCCCCAACCGAAATTGTAA
- a CDS encoding alpha-amylase family glycosyl hydrolase: protein MKRTALFFVFLFSSFVLFAQQARVDKIEPPFWWTGMHDPTLQLLVYGKDIASASVSINKPGVELANIKPMPNKDYLVINLKVSKTAQPGKFPIVFRTKSGNIDRTYELKKRREHADVKTPFRENDAIYLITPDRFANGDSTNDTVAGYAEKADRSINYGRHGGDLKGMTEHLDYIKKLGMTAIWPMPLLENNQTAYTYHGYAISNFYQTDKRYGSNDDYKAFVNAAHQKGLKVIMDQVFNHCGSVHYWMKDMPSPTWINSMDSIGRCIFSNATISDPYASKSDMKSQVRGYFDTNMPDLNMDSPILAKYMIQNSIWWVEYADLDGLRIDTYPYFSKTFSARWRQRIEEEYPGMFVVGEVWATDVSHEIYWNRKETNPDGYRSHLNSITDFPLYYATLRAFKKGGNVSEVFNTLTKDYLYGHPELNMIFPDNHDVDRILGDLNGDYDQLKLALSFLATTRGILQWYYGTEILMKGLKPDGVIREDMPGGWASDTVNVFKDENLTTEQQKALDFSTRLLNWRKNSEAIASGKLVHFVPKNNVYVYFRIAGNDKVMVVLNNNTEAQSLDVTRFDEILKGVRKGTNILTGDKINFESSLNIPPLTPYIIEL from the coding sequence ATGAAAAGAACAGCACTGTTTTTCGTTTTCTTATTTTCTTCGTTTGTCCTTTTTGCCCAACAGGCACGAGTCGATAAAATTGAGCCGCCTTTCTGGTGGACAGGAATGCACGATCCGACACTGCAATTACTGGTCTACGGAAAAGATATTGCTTCAGCTTCGGTTTCCATTAATAAACCAGGAGTAGAACTGGCAAATATAAAACCGATGCCGAACAAAGATTACCTGGTTATCAACCTGAAGGTATCAAAGACGGCTCAGCCTGGTAAGTTTCCCATTGTGTTTCGAACAAAAAGCGGGAATATTGATCGAACGTATGAACTGAAAAAACGTCGCGAGCATGCTGACGTTAAGACTCCTTTTCGGGAGAATGATGCCATCTACCTGATAACACCTGATCGGTTTGCGAATGGCGATTCAACCAATGATACAGTAGCCGGATATGCCGAAAAGGCTGACCGCTCGATTAATTACGGCCGGCATGGTGGTGACTTAAAAGGAATGACCGAACATCTCGATTACATCAAGAAATTGGGAATGACAGCCATCTGGCCCATGCCTTTGCTGGAGAACAACCAGACGGCTTATACGTATCATGGTTATGCCATTTCGAATTTTTACCAAACCGATAAACGTTACGGCTCAAATGACGATTACAAAGCGTTTGTCAACGCTGCCCATCAGAAAGGATTGAAAGTCATCATGGATCAGGTGTTTAATCATTGTGGTTCTGTACATTACTGGATGAAAGATATGCCGTCTCCAACCTGGATTAATAGTATGGACAGTATTGGCCGATGCATTTTTAGTAATGCGACAATTTCGGATCCATATGCTTCTAAATCGGATATGAAAAGCCAGGTTCGTGGCTATTTTGATACCAACATGCCTGATTTGAACATGGACAGTCCGATTCTGGCAAAATACATGATTCAGAATTCGATTTGGTGGGTGGAATACGCCGATTTGGATGGCCTGCGAATCGATACCTATCCTTATTTTTCCAAAACTTTTTCTGCCAGATGGAGACAACGTATTGAGGAAGAATATCCCGGAATGTTTGTTGTTGGAGAGGTCTGGGCAACTGATGTTTCGCACGAAATTTACTGGAACAGAAAAGAAACGAATCCGGATGGTTATCGGTCTCATTTAAATAGCATTACTGATTTCCCCCTTTATTATGCTACCCTTCGTGCTTTCAAAAAAGGAGGCAATGTAAGTGAGGTTTTTAATACGTTGACGAAGGATTATTTATACGGCCACCCCGAATTGAACATGATTTTTCCGGATAACCATGATGTCGACCGGATTTTGGGAGACTTAAATGGTGATTATGACCAGTTAAAACTGGCGCTGAGTTTCTTGGCGACCACTCGCGGCATACTGCAGTGGTATTATGGCACCGAGATATTGATGAAAGGATTGAAGCCTGATGGAGTTATCCGGGAAGATATGCCCGGTGGATGGGCCAGCGATACAGTCAATGTTTTTAAAGACGAGAACCTGACGACTGAACAGCAAAAAGCGCTTGACTTTTCCACGCGGTTACTGAACTGGCGGAAAAACAGCGAAGCTATTGCATCCGGGAAGTTGGTGCATTTTGTTCCCAAGAACAATGTATATGTTTACTTCCGTATCGCGGGAAACGACAAAGTGATGGTAGTTCTAAACAACAATACCGAAGCTCAGTCACTGGACGTAACGCGGTTTGATGAGATACTGAAAGGAGTGCGAAAAGGAACGAACATTTTAACGGGAGACAAGATCAATTTTGAGTCTTCGTTGAATATTCCTCCGCTGACTCCATACATCATTGAGTTATAA
- a CDS encoding alpha/beta hydrolase, whose translation MRKQLSGILLLLIIFLQQVDAQPLKVSAAKYFSYLKESPEDYIIHKFLKYDIVMLGEDHAVQNNLNMVAGLIPELYKAGVYNLGMEFGAAEMQSRLDSLITAPQYNPQVARDMMYYYNVGWAYKAYQNIYKAAWTFNRSLPANARKFRILNLSYQYHWQGFSGQRTPENMAKVFYKGTPDKFRAEIVKKEVLDRHEKALLLVGVAHAFTKYKSGNEEWLGNRLYQNYPGKVFNILLHCPFYNKPGKTPSLCSPANGKIEELMQLNHDRSVGFDLVGTPWGDLPDSSSYSMGYPNFTLSQLFDGYIFLAPFSQLKGSKIDEDFFKNKPWSETRKELPDPDWHGNIQNQQEYWKQIRDFVDLKKRYADLLHGDPMPKVCSGHMERITKFPSNYIAAHNVDIWLPKGYNKHQKYAVLYMHDGQMLFDSTTTWNKQAWCVDEVVSKLMSEKKIEPCIVVGIWNTGQDRHGDYFPQKPFESLPVSFQDSLLHKVWQAKNIPLFPIGLQSDNYLKFLVKELKPYIDSTYSTYTDPQHTFVMGSSMGGLISMYAICEYPDVFGGAACMSTHWPGTFSLKDNPIPDAFVDYMRQHLPSPDSHRIYFDYGTETLDAMYEPLQQKVDSVMRERGYSKSNWETLKFDGADHSERSWHKRLDVPVTFLLGR comes from the coding sequence ATGAGAAAACAATTATCAGGCATTCTTTTGTTGCTGATCATTTTTCTTCAGCAGGTCGATGCACAGCCACTGAAAGTTTCAGCAGCCAAATATTTTTCATATCTGAAAGAAAGTCCGGAAGACTATATCATTCATAAGTTTTTGAAGTATGATATCGTTATGCTGGGAGAGGACCATGCCGTGCAGAATAACCTTAATATGGTGGCCGGTTTGATTCCTGAATTATACAAGGCAGGTGTGTACAACCTGGGAATGGAGTTCGGTGCTGCGGAAATGCAGTCGCGTTTGGATTCGTTAATCACAGCGCCACAATACAATCCTCAGGTGGCGCGTGACATGATGTACTATTACAATGTTGGATGGGCTTACAAGGCCTACCAGAATATATACAAAGCTGCGTGGACTTTCAATCGAAGCTTGCCTGCCAATGCCCGAAAATTCAGAATATTGAATCTCAGCTACCAATATCATTGGCAGGGATTCAGCGGACAACGGACACCTGAGAACATGGCGAAGGTTTTTTATAAAGGAACCCCGGATAAGTTTCGTGCTGAAATAGTTAAAAAAGAGGTGCTGGATCGGCATGAAAAAGCCTTGCTGCTGGTGGGAGTTGCGCATGCGTTTACGAAGTACAAAAGCGGTAATGAAGAATGGCTGGGTAACCGGTTGTACCAAAATTATCCCGGCAAGGTTTTTAATATTTTGTTGCACTGCCCGTTTTACAATAAACCGGGCAAAACTCCCTCGCTTTGTTCCCCTGCCAACGGAAAGATTGAAGAGCTGATGCAGTTGAATCACGACAGATCGGTTGGTTTTGACCTGGTTGGAACACCGTGGGGAGATTTGCCCGACAGCAGTTCTTACAGCATGGGTTATCCCAATTTTACATTGAGCCAGTTATTTGATGGTTATATTTTTCTGGCCCCATTTTCTCAACTGAAAGGCAGCAAAATTGATGAGGATTTCTTTAAGAATAAGCCGTGGTCTGAAACCCGGAAAGAGTTGCCTGATCCGGATTGGCATGGAAATATTCAGAATCAGCAGGAATACTGGAAACAAATACGTGACTTTGTTGATTTGAAAAAGCGGTACGCCGATTTGCTTCATGGAGATCCAATGCCCAAAGTCTGCAGCGGACATATGGAAAGGATAACTAAATTTCCGTCAAACTATATTGCAGCCCACAATGTCGATATTTGGCTTCCGAAAGGATACAACAAGCATCAAAAGTACGCCGTGCTATATATGCACGATGGTCAGATGCTGTTCGATTCGACAACGACCTGGAATAAACAAGCGTGGTGCGTTGACGAGGTTGTGAGCAAGCTGATGAGTGAGAAAAAGATAGAACCATGCATCGTGGTGGGTATTTGGAATACAGGACAGGACCGTCACGGTGATTATTTTCCGCAGAAACCTTTTGAGTCTTTACCGGTTTCTTTCCAGGATTCATTGCTTCATAAAGTGTGGCAGGCTAAAAACATACCCTTATTCCCGATCGGATTACAGTCAGATAACTACCTGAAATTTCTGGTTAAGGAGTTGAAACCGTACATCGACAGTACGTATTCTACTTATACCGATCCACAACATACTTTCGTGATGGGATCTAGCATGGGAGGGCTTATTTCGATGTATGCAATTTGTGAGTACCCGGATGTGTTTGGTGGGGCAGCTTGTATGTCGACACATTGGCCTGGAACATTTTCGTTGAAAGATAATCCCATTCCCGATGCGTTTGTTGACTACATGAGACAGCATCTGCCATCGCCGGATTCACATCGTATTTATTTCGATTATGGTACTGAAACCCTCGATGCGATGTATGAACCTCTTCAACAGAAAGTGGATAGTGTCATGCGGGAGCGGGGATATTCCAAATCGAATTGGGAGACGTTGAAATTTGACGGTGCAGATCATTCGGAACGTTCCTGGCACAAACGACTGGATGTTCCGGTTACATTTTTATTGGGAAGGTAG
- a CDS encoding YciI family protein: MFIAVLVYKVPIEEVEKHLNEHVEFLKEQYEAGNFIASGRKVPRTGGVILSNMDSKEELEKILSQDPFHINDVADYEIVEFVPTMTSKELEFLKQR, encoded by the coding sequence ATGTTTATTGCAGTCTTAGTATACAAAGTGCCAATTGAGGAGGTGGAAAAACACCTCAACGAACATGTTGAATTTCTGAAAGAACAATACGAGGCAGGAAACTTCATTGCTTCCGGAAGAAAGGTACCACGTACCGGCGGAGTGATCCTCTCAAATATGGACTCAAAAGAAGAACTTGAAAAGATACTGTCGCAGGATCCATTCCATATCAATGATGTCGCTGACTATGAAATCGTCGAATTTGTCCCTACCATGACAAGTAAAGAACTCGAATTCCTGAAACAGCGATAA
- a CDS encoding DJ-1/PfpI family protein translates to MKKILFLTGDFAEDYETMVPFQMLVMVGYEVHAVCPGKKKGETVKTAIHDFEGDQTYSEKPGHNFALNYSFKDVKAEQYDGLVIAGGRAPEYLRLNKELLEVVKHFFTADKSVAAICHGAQILTAANVVKGRKLTCYPAVGPEVNLAGGEYQDIPVTDAYVDGNLVTSPAWPGHPAFIREFLKVMGAKIEI, encoded by the coding sequence ATGAAGAAAATTCTTTTTTTAACCGGTGATTTCGCAGAGGATTACGAAACCATGGTCCCTTTCCAAATGCTTGTAATGGTAGGATATGAAGTTCACGCTGTTTGCCCCGGCAAGAAAAAGGGCGAAACGGTTAAAACAGCCATCCACGATTTCGAAGGCGACCAAACCTATTCAGAGAAACCCGGACACAATTTCGCCCTGAATTACAGTTTCAAAGATGTTAAGGCTGAACAGTACGATGGATTGGTAATTGCCGGAGGAAGAGCCCCGGAATACCTGCGCTTGAATAAAGAGCTGCTGGAAGTTGTAAAGCATTTCTTTACTGCCGATAAATCCGTAGCTGCCATCTGCCACGGAGCACAGATTTTAACAGCGGCCAATGTTGTAAAAGGAAGAAAGCTGACTTGCTATCCGGCCGTTGGCCCCGAAGTAAATCTGGCGGGCGGCGAATACCAGGACATCCCGGTAACAGATGCTTATGTTGACGGAAATTTGGTTACGTCGCCGGCATGGCCCGGTCACCCGGCATTCATCCGCGAGTTTTTGAAAGTAATGGGCGCGAAGATTGAAATCTAG
- a CDS encoding winged helix DNA-binding domain-containing protein, giving the protein MEKQEIAAARLKNQQITSPTETSPSEIVKWLGAIQAQDLPMALWAIGLRTFDSTHDSVREAFNKGEIIRTHLMRPTWHCVSADDIYWMLELTGPQIKTALNGRHKSLGITDGVLKKAKNIFIKHLEKNGPSSRTELVSLLENAGIPNEDNRAAHLLIHAELDAIICSGPLKGNKQTYSLLEERVPNKKRLSYEEALSELAIRYFTSHGPATLDDFVWWSGLKKNQASLALEMTKSQLHSATIHSKDYWFSQNQTFSQPDNESVFLLPAFDEFIISYRDRSAVIPSEHYKKAISRNGLFWPVIVVNGQVEGLWKRTIKRDSIDIATDFFQTVDQFVMSQTEKQKLALADFLGKEMNS; this is encoded by the coding sequence ATGGAAAAACAAGAGATTGCTGCGGCCCGACTAAAAAATCAACAAATCACTTCACCAACTGAGACATCTCCCTCTGAGATAGTGAAATGGCTTGGAGCCATCCAGGCACAGGATCTGCCCATGGCATTATGGGCTATCGGGCTAAGAACATTTGATTCAACTCATGATTCGGTACGAGAAGCATTCAACAAAGGAGAAATAATCCGCACTCACCTGATGCGTCCAACCTGGCATTGCGTTTCAGCTGACGACATATACTGGATGCTTGAGTTGACCGGTCCTCAAATAAAAACAGCACTCAATGGACGCCACAAATCTTTAGGCATAACCGATGGAGTGCTGAAGAAAGCGAAGAACATCTTCATCAAACATCTGGAGAAAAACGGCCCGTCGTCCCGCACCGAACTGGTGTCTCTGCTGGAGAATGCAGGCATTCCGAACGAAGATAACCGTGCAGCACACCTCCTGATCCATGCTGAGCTGGATGCAATTATCTGCAGCGGTCCCCTGAAAGGTAACAAGCAAACCTATTCTTTGCTGGAAGAAAGGGTTCCCAATAAAAAGAGACTTTCGTACGAAGAAGCTTTATCAGAACTCGCCATTAGATATTTTACCAGCCACGGCCCGGCAACGTTGGATGATTTCGTTTGGTGGTCAGGATTGAAAAAGAACCAGGCAAGTCTCGCACTTGAAATGACTAAAAGCCAATTACATTCAGCAACAATCCATTCGAAGGATTACTGGTTTTCCCAAAATCAAACGTTTTCCCAACCAGACAACGAATCTGTTTTTCTCCTTCCTGCATTCGATGAATTCATTATCAGCTATCGCGACCGAAGTGCCGTCATCCCTTCAGAACATTATAAAAAGGCTATTTCCCGTAACGGTTTATTCTGGCCTGTGATTGTAGTAAACGGACAAGTTGAAGGATTATGGAAAAGGACGATTAAGAGAGATAGCATCGACATCGCAACCGATTTCTTTCAGACAGTCGACCAATTTGTTATGTCACAAACAGAGAAACAGAAACTAGCTTTAGCTGATTTTCTCGGAAAAGAAATGAACAGCTAA
- a CDS encoding cold-shock protein, with the protein MGRSQETFNKKEVRNKKEKKRKEKEARRQARKDNDKKSSLDDMIAYVDENGMITDTPPDPDKKTKTKAEDIEISIPKKEEMEQLDPIRKGKVTYYNDSKGYGFIRDTETQESVFVHVNNALDEINEGSKVTFEVEPGPKGPVAVRVKLLDQ; encoded by the coding sequence ATGGGTAGATCACAAGAAACTTTCAACAAAAAAGAAGTACGAAACAAAAAAGAGAAGAAGAGAAAAGAGAAAGAAGCACGTAGGCAAGCCAGAAAAGACAATGACAAGAAAAGCAGCCTCGACGATATGATTGCTTACGTTGATGAAAACGGTATGATTACGGATACCCCTCCGGATCCGGACAAGAAAACCAAGACAAAAGCCGAAGACATTGAGATCAGCATTCCTAAGAAAGAGGAAATGGAACAGCTCGATCCGATCAGGAAAGGAAAAGTGACCTATTACAACGATTCCAAAGGTTATGGTTTTATCAGGGATACCGAAACACAGGAGAGTGTATTTGTCCATGTAAACAATGCACTGGACGAGATCAATGAAGGCAGCAAAGTTACCTTCGAAGTAGAACCTGGCCCTAAAGGTCCGGTTGCCGTCAGGGTAAAATTGCTCGATCAGTAA